One stretch of Anabas testudineus chromosome 24, fAnaTes1.2, whole genome shotgun sequence DNA includes these proteins:
- the zbtb1 gene encoding zinc finger and BTB domain-containing protein 1, with amino-acid sequence MARPSHSDHVLQQLNNQREWGFLCDCLIAIGDIYFRAHKAVLAACSSYFRMMFIRDQQGAGRLDLSNMQISAECFDLILQLMYLGRIVVGSYEFEELKASMAYLQMYYIPDSLEDLRDIRSSNLTPSSSASSSSSSSSTGAAGGKMIFGVRMYEQQKPAAPEVERLPKAVNSSAVRPAAPATVTRPVVAEEVVNAPLIVAPPTADGAVEQPCDLRKRSGGRSSTLKDRPRFGRTYTCDDCGFVFSCEKLLIEHILTCTNRKAYHPPRGNIEGDNDSSKTESSASESTEENRVICKGEDEWPEAKGNSDLTIRSVAAGTDSEPGSTRSLSIKTEPEESMFPEIEVVRVGEHTARDSSTARFSDATRKAFLREKTEDREPEPGVSGLENSNEPFEGHMSSSDDSGIPTKLRKVKDEKQDTDCAPCELCGALLVEEDKSAHYLSNHMGHICACGRCGQVLIKGRQLQEHAERCGESHGGESDSHGEDEVSLLEEQQGMEEGLLEAVDLACPHCGLLFQNESLALEHALSCHDQELFRPVLLEEGAEPDHRRKHFCSICGKGFYQRCHLREHYTVHTKEKQFTCQTCGKQFLRERQLRLHTDMHKGMARYVCPVCDQGTFLKHDHVRHMISHLSAGETICQVCFQIFPGGEQLEKHMDVHLYICGVCGEKFRLRKDMRSHYNSKHTKRL; translated from the coding sequence ATGGCGAGGCCGAGCCACAGCGACCACGTCCTCCAGCAGCTCAACAACCAGCGGGAGTGGGGCTTCCTGTGCGACTGCCTCATCGCCATCGGTGACATCTACTTCAGGGCGCACAAGGCTGTTCTTGCAGCCTGCAGCTCCTATTTCAGGATGATGTTCATCCGGGACCAGCAGGGGGCAGGCCGTCTGGACCTCAGCAACATGCAGATCAGTGCAGAGTGCTTCGACCTCATTCTGCAGCTCATGTACCTTGGACGCATCGTGGTGGGGAGCTACGAGTTTGAGGAGCTTAAGGCCTCCATGGCGTACCTGCAGATGTACTACATCCCAGACTCGCTGGAGGACCTCAGGGACATCAGGAGTTCCAACCTCACCCCGTCCTCCTcagcctcttcctcctcgtccAGTTCCTCCACTGGTGCTGCTGGGGGAAAGATGATTTTTGGAGTTCGTATGTATGAGCAGCAGAAGCCTGCTGCGCCAGAAGTGGAGCGTTTACCGAAAGCTGTCAACAGCAGTGCAGTACgtccagctgctccagcaaccGTCACCAGGCCAGTGGTGGCAGAGGAGGTGGTAAACGCTCCTCTGATAGTGGCACCTCCGACTGCGGATGGAGCAGTCGAGCAGCCGTGCGACTTGAGAAAGAGGTCCGGCGGCAGGAGTTCGACCCTAAAAGACCGTCCTCGTTTTGGTCGCACCTACACCTGCGACGACTGCggctttgtcttcagctgtGAGAAGCTTTTAATCGAACACATCCTGACCTGCACCAACCGGAAGGCCTACCACCCACCAAGAGGTAACATCGAAGGTGACAATGACTCCAGTAAAACTGAGAGCTCTGCTTCTGAGAGCACCGAAGAAAACAGGGTCATCTGTAAAGGTGAGGATGAGTGGCCTGAGGCCAAGGGCAACTCTGACCTCACCATTAGGTCGGTAGCAGCCGGGACCGACAGTGAACCTGGGTCAACCAGGAGCCTCTCCATCAAGACGGAACCAGAAGAAAGCATGTTCCCCGAGATAGAGGTTGTCCGTGTCGGTGAGCACACAGCAAGAGACTCTAGCACAGCGCGGTTTAGTGACGCCACACGTAAAGCCTTTCTGAGGGAGAAAACGGAAGACCGTGAACCAGAGCCTGGTGTCTCAGGTTTGGAGAACAGCAACGAGCCTTTTGAAGGCCATATGTCCAGCAGCGATGATTCAGGGATTCCAACAAAGCTTCGTAAGGTCAAAGATGAGAAGCAGGATACAGACTGTGCGCCCTGTGAACTGTGTGGTGCTCTGTTAGTGGAGGAGGACAAGTCCGCTCATTACCTGTCCAACCACATGGGCCATATATGTGCTTGTGGGCGGTGTGGCCAGGTGCTGATCAAAGGCCGGCAGCTACAGGAGCATGCAGAGCGCTGCGGAGAATCTCATGGTGGCGAGTCGGACTCTCATGGGGAAGACGAAGTGTCCTtgctggaggagcagcaggggaTGGAGGAAGGGCTGCTTGAGGCAGTTGACCTGGCCTGTCCTCACTGCGGTTTGCTGTTCCAGAATGAGAGCCTGGCACTAGAGCATGCGTTGTCCTGCCACGACCAGGAGCTGTTCCGCCCGGTGCTGCTGGAGGAGGGCGCCGAACCAGATCACCGCCGCAAACACTTCTGCAGTATCTGTGGGAAAGGCTTCTACCAGCGCTGCCACCTGCGAGAGCACTACACCGTCCACACCAAGGAGAAGCAGTTCACCTGCCAGACGTGCGGGAAGCAGTTCCTGAGGGAGCGCCAACTCAGGCTGCACACCGACATGCACAAAGGCATGGCACGGTACGTGTGCCCAGTGTGCGACCAGGGAACGTTCCTCAAACATGACCACGTCAGACACATGATATCCCACCTGTCGGCCGGGGAAACCATCTGCCAGGTGTGTTTCCAGATCTTCCCTGGCggagagcagctggagaagcaCATGGACGTTCACCTGTACATCTGTGGCGTCTGTGGAGAGAAGTTCCGCCTCCGTAAAGACATGAGGAGCCATTATAACTCCAAGCACACCAAGAGACTTTAG